In Pseudomonadota bacterium, a single window of DNA contains:
- the dapE gene encoding succinyl-diaminopimelate desuccinylase translates to MNQASKKTIELCRQLVRRPSLTPDDAGCQGIISTRLEHLGFKTEPMNNGEVSNLWATRGNGGPLFCFAGHTDVVPPGDPGNWSTDPYSGEIRHGFLFGRGSADMKGALAAMVTATEAFVAENPSHRGTIAFLLTSDEEGPAIDGTAKVMETLVDRGIAIDYCLIGEPSSQEKLADNIRTGRRGSLTGKLTVVGEQGHVAYPELARNPIHHVAPVLSELLGLVWDDGNKDFPATSLQIVAIDAGSGASNVIPGRLELLFNFRYSPETNRQSLVALCEEILDRHGLNYQLEWEHGGAPFHTRGGKLIEVVCEVIEKETGRAPRTSTCGGTSDGRFIAPHGVEVVELGLLNKSIHKVDECTPVDDLERLSNFYRQILERILLETTLKDLQAR, encoded by the coding sequence ATGAACCAGGCAAGCAAAAAAACAATTGAGTTGTGCCGGCAACTGGTGCGGCGGCCATCGCTGACGCCGGACGATGCCGGTTGCCAGGGCATAATATCGACTCGCCTGGAGCATCTTGGATTCAAGACAGAGCCGATGAACAACGGCGAGGTAAGCAATCTATGGGCAACCCGCGGCAATGGCGGGCCGCTTTTTTGTTTTGCCGGTCATACCGACGTCGTTCCTCCGGGCGACCCGGGAAATTGGTCGACCGACCCTTACTCTGGCGAAATCAGGCACGGATTTTTATTTGGTCGTGGCAGCGCCGATATGAAAGGCGCACTGGCGGCGATGGTGACTGCCACCGAAGCGTTCGTTGCGGAAAATCCGTCCCACCGGGGAACGATCGCGTTCTTGCTGACCAGCGACGAAGAAGGCCCAGCAATAGACGGTACAGCGAAGGTCATGGAAACATTGGTGGACAGAGGCATCGCCATCGATTATTGCCTGATCGGGGAGCCGTCGAGCCAGGAAAAACTGGCGGACAATATTCGCACCGGCCGGCGAGGATCGTTAACCGGGAAACTGACTGTCGTTGGCGAACAAGGTCATGTGGCCTATCCGGAACTGGCGCGCAACCCGATCCACCACGTCGCCCCGGTGCTGAGCGAACTGCTTGGCCTGGTATGGGACGACGGCAACAAGGACTTCCCGGCGACCAGTCTGCAGATTGTTGCCATTGACGCCGGCAGCGGCGCCAGCAACGTAATCCCCGGTCGATTGGAGCTGCTGTTCAACTTTCGTTACTCGCCGGAAACAAACCGGCAAAGCCTGGTTGCACTTTGTGAGGAGATCCTCGATCGCCACGGTTTGAATTACCAACTGGAATGGGAGCACGGCGGAGCGCCGTTCCACACCCGGGGCGGCAAACTCATTGAGGTCGTTTGCGAAGTTATCGAAAAAGAGACCGGGCGGGCGCCGCGGACATCCACCTGCGGCGGGACGTCGGACGGTCGTTTTATCGCGCCGCATGGGGTCGAGGTCGTCGAGCTTGGCTTGCTCAACAAGTCGATCCACAAAGTCGATGAATGTACGCCGGTTGACGACCTCGAACGACTCAGCAATTTCTATCGCCAGATCCTCGAAAGAATTCTACTTGAGACCACGTTGAAGGACCTTCAGGCCCGATAA